The following DNA comes from Cherax quadricarinatus isolate ZL_2023a chromosome 16, ASM3850222v1, whole genome shotgun sequence.
ggtgtgagacttgttgagcttgccaggatgtatgagaAAAACAAgccgaccatcggttctatcctgtcaaagaaagaacaaatcaaggaagctgatgttgcgaaaggtgttaatatagggagtggatgaggtgccttcttcaaagattaaggagatttgtgccaagtggaatgatgtccaaatgtttgtgcagaagtaccaccctgagcaagctgaaacaagccatctttgcaacaagttcagtgacagaaccatgtcccattttagggaaatgttaaagaggtgccagaaacagaggactgtggacagttattttgtgagacagaggtccagtgactctcatgctggtcctagtggcattaaaagacagagaaggaaagtaaccccagagagggctttacctgaagtcctcatggagggggattctccttccaaacactaaccccaactccctctctcctcctcctccctatcttccagatgccatcaccaatcttcaataaaagtaagtaaaaatgttattttgtgTGTATTACTATACagaattaaaaactatagtatttgttgtatgtaaaactgtaattaatctctataaaatgtattttttgtgtgaatatttttgggtttctggaacggattaattgtatttccattatttcttatgggaaatattgcttcgaatttcagacttttcgaatttagaactagctcctggaacggattaagttctatttttgaggttccactgtaattcttTTGCAcctacgggcccaccagtattgtcctgacgtgaggtgcgtggccgagcaaatgtagacagcctgtactgtcagcccAGACAGattatgctgtctgccagcttagttcataatTTGCGGCATTTAATTGCTGCCCTCTGTAGGATTACCCAGGTCGGTGGGATGCTGGGCCCATTCATCTCTCACTTCCCGGCCGACCGACTTGAGAGGTAtaagtgctccccctccatggACTGGCTATCAGTCATTCCCTCACATTGCccattgtgtactcactcctatccaattaaagccaaactagtccacggccgtatcattgctacctacgctacctccatcggcactaaaccgttgttcaacagcaagaacagtaataacataTACCACAGATTTTTTCTGCACCTAGTGCACTGCCAGACAAGCCTGGCACCCAAGTCCTGGATCTGGGAGTAGAAAAGCTCTTGGAACTGATATGCCTAAGTCAATCAGATTTAAATGAATAGACTTTTAGATACTGGACATTGATCCGGTTTCTAACTTGTATGAATTCTTGTTTGTTTTACTAAATTAAAGTGAAATTTTTTTAAACAcattgaacactgatatggtttctctccagtacaAACTGTCGAGTGATTTACTAAACCTGGTTTGCTGTTAAAGTCTTTAGGACATTCTGAACACTGTTATAGTTTTTCTCTAGTATGAGTGGTCATGTGACTTAATAAATATGACTTTTGAGTAAAGCATTTCAAACATTCTGAGCACTGGTATGACTTCTCATGTGAAATACTAAACTTGATTTATGAGAAAagtctttcagacattctgaacactgatatggtttctctctagAATGAGTTCTCATGTGAATTACTAAACTTGATTTTTGACAAAagtctttcagacattctgaacactgatatggtttctctccagtatgacttCTCATATGAAATACTAAACTTGATTTATGACAAAAGTCTTTTAGACATTCtgtacactgatatggtttctctccagtatgagttctcacGTGACTTATTAAACTACATTTTTGAGAAAAGCCTTTCAGACATTCTGGACACTGATATGGTTGCcctccagtatgagttctcatgtgttTTACTAAATTACATTTCTGAGAAAAatctttcagacattctgaacactgatatggtttttccccagtatgagttctcatgtgactTACTAAACATGATTTTATAGAAAAGTTTTTCAAACATTCTgagcactgatatggtttctctccagtatgagttctcatgtgtcttactaatTGTGAGTTTTGAGAAAAGTTTTTCAGACAATCTGAACagtgatatggtttctctcctgtatgagttCTCATATGACTTATTAAATTACATTTCTGAGAAAACTCTTTTAAACACACTGAACAATGATGCGTTTTTTTGCCTACAATTAATTTGGTCACGAATTCACACTGAGTTTGTTGCGAAGATTGTTTTGGCAAGTGTGAATGTTGATCTAATTGGTCTCCTACATGAACAACTGTATAGTGTGTTGCTTCAACACACTGTTTATCATGTGTTTTAGACATAGTGATCAATAATATTCTCATACAGTAAATAAACTTCTTAAccagaggtgattttcaaaattttttatcACACATAAAACTATTATTGCAATATTCAATTATAAATATAACaaacactaaacctgtaagggtaatGTAGTATCTGAAAAATAGGGTGACACTACCAGATATTTTAGTATTTATCATCCATTAAtcttgacactgctgctgacactgtaaATGTATTGCcaacactgttgttagtgttgtcactATAACAATATAGTTAGTATTATCActgtattaatactactactagtgttgtcactgtatcattaacactgtagttaGTGTTGTCACTATTAATAACACTGagatagtgttgttactgtattaACCCTGCAGTGCTGTCACTATTATTAATTCTGTAATTAGCTGTCACTATTATTAACTGTAATTAGCTGTCACTGTATTATTAACTGTAATTAgctgtcactgtagtgttgttacGTATTACTTAAACTATAGTAAGTGTTGTCACTGTATTAACACTGTTGCTAGTATTGTCATTGTATTATTACCACTGTAGTTAGTGTTGCCACTATCATTAACACTCTAGATGGTGTTGACAGAGTATTATTAACACTAGCCATTGCTGTTATATTACTAACACTGTAGTTAGTGTTGTCACTATACATATTACAGTATTTACAGGTTTTAGAGAAGATTTCTAACACTGATGTCGACCCTACAGCCAGCCTCAGGCAACAGGATTGACACTCCAAGTGCCAGCCTCTGGTATCAGGATGACCTACAGTACTGACACTACAAGTGTTAGCCTCTGGTGCCAGGATGTCCTACAGTACTGACTATACAAGAACCAACCTCTTGTTTATCAGAATGACCTGCAGCATTGACACTATAAATGCTCCCAGGAAGAcctgaaaaaaaattgaaaatttatttttcattataattgttattatataTTCTCAAAATGTGTCACACTGTATGGGTGATAGAGCACTACAAGGCTGAGTGGAACTACTTGAGTGGAAATACTTAACAAAATTCTCTAGAAAAATTAAGCCTTTATCTGTCATGGTGTTGATCAACACATCTCTGGTAGAGCTCTAGATCAtttgaaaatgtaaaaaaaattaattttcagtgtaataagaccaaaaaaTTTTTTAGGGTCAACAAGTTGGCCATGGATGCACACGTGATGGCAACATGGAGTTCTGCAGCTAAACATGGAGTCCTTTTTtccttgattttttttatttatgtagtTTTTATGTTCTGAAACTTACAATTTATAATAgatcttgttgttgtgacacaaATATTAGGTATAAAAATAGTAATCAGTAAcaaacacacatttacacactgACATGTGAACATTTCCACCTGCCTAGATCACACATTATTATCTAGAAACATATACAaattatttataggtcccagcaatagTTTTAGAAGTACTGAAGTATATGAAACATCTTGAAGCACAGTGTCAAAGTGGCACTCTACATTACTGATAGTGCAGTCACCCAATATTGTTGATTGTGCAGTCACCCAATATTGTTGATTGTGCAGTCACCCAATATTGTTGATTGTGCAGTCACCCAATATTGCTGACTGTGCAGTCACCCAATATTGCTGATTGTGCAGTCACCCAATATTGCTGACTGTGCAGTCACCCAATATTGCTGACTGTGCAGTCACCCAATATTGCTGATTGTGCAGTCACCCAATATTGCTGACTGTGCAGTCACCCAATATTGCTGATTGTGCAGTCACCCAATATTGCTGATTGTGCAGTCACCCAATATTGCTGATTGTGCAGTCACCCAATATTGCTGATTGTGCAGTCACCCAATATTGCTGATTGTGCAGTCACCCAATATTGCTGATTGTGCAGTCACCCAATATTGCTGATTGTGCAGTCACCCAATATTGCTGATTGTGCAGTCACCCAATATTGCTGATTGTGCA
Coding sequences within:
- the LOC128688832 gene encoding zinc finger protein 84-like produces the protein MRILLITMSKTHDKQCVEATHYTVVHVGDQLDQHSHLPKQSSQQTQCEFVTKLIVGKKTHHCSVCLKEFSQKCNLISHMRTHTGEKPYHCSDCLKNFSQNSQLVRHMRTHTGEKPYQCSECLKNFSIKSCLVSHMRTHTGEKPYQCSECLKDFSQKCNLVKHMRTHTGGQPYQCPECLKGFSQKCSLISHVRTHTGEKPYQCTECLKDFCHKSSLVFHMRSHTGEKPYQCSECLKDFCQKSSLVIHMRTHSREKPYQCSECLKDFSHKSSLVFHMRSHTSAQNV